The genomic window AAGCCCAGGTAGAATCAGCAGTAGGTGTGGTACGTAACTTGGAACGTTCTGCTGATGGTAAATATATTGCAGTTTCTGCTAAGGGTAGTTTCTACTCGACTTGGGAACCAGGACAAGATGCTTGGGTACCCCATAACCGCAATAGTTCTCGACGGCTAGAAAACATGGGCTTTACTGACAATGGGCAATTGTGGTTACTAGCTAGGGGAGGCCAAATTCAGTTTAGTGACCCAACTAAACCTGAAGAGTGGGAAAAGGCACAAAATCCAGATGTATCCACCAGTTGGGGTTTACTGGATTTGGCATATCGCACACCCAATGAAATTTGGATAGGTGGCGGTAGCGGTAATTTGCTACGGAGTGGCGACGGTGGCAAAACCTGGGAAAAAGACCGTGCAGTGGAAGAAGTTGCTGCTAATTTGTATAAGATAGTGTTCTTAGAGCCACAACGGGGATTTATAATTGGCGATCGCGGCGTTTTGCTCAAATATTTACCAAACCCTGAAACAACTTCCCCAGCAGAGGCTGCTTAGTTACCCAAGAGGCAGAGGGAGTGGGGAGTGGGAGCAAGAATTTTAGATTTTAGATTTTGGATTTTAGATTGAAATTTAATCTAAAAGACGCTCGCGGACTCGCTAACGCTGCGCTATCATCAATCCAAAATCCAAAATTGAATTGCCCAATGCCCCATACAACTCTTGGAGAGGCTGCGCCCTAAGCGTAGCTATGCCGCAGGCTTTACGGCTACGCTCAGGACAAGCTCAGTACAAGTGCCCCATGCCCGATATCTTATTTGTGAGAAGAACGTTGCAACTTGTAACTCTTTCTTAACTTTGTAGGATAATAAACTCAATAACAACTCTATGTAAAGGTAGGGATCTAATGTCAGGTACCACTGGAGAACGTCCGTTTTCGGACATCATTACCAGCGTTCGTTACTGGGTAATTCATAGCATCACCATCCCGGCATTGTTTATTGCAGGTTGGCTATTTGTACAAACTGGGCTGGCTTATGATGCTTTTGGCACACCTCGTCCCAATGAGTATTTCACACCAACGCGGCAAGAAGTGCCAATTGTGAAGAACCGTTTTGAAGCTAAAAAACAAGTTGAACAATTTATTGGAAAGTAGTTTGAGATCATGACTAGCAGCAATAACATCAATCAACCAGTTACCTACCCAATTTTTACTGTTAGATGGCTGGCAGTTCACACTTTAGGTGTGCCAACTGTATTCTTTTTAGGCGCGATCGCTGCAATGCAATTTATTCACCGTTAGGAGCAATTATGGCCGAAAGATCGCCCAATCCCAATAATCAGCCGGTTGAACTAAATCGGACTTCCCTATACCTGGGACTACTACTAGTTTTCGTTCTAGGGATTCTATTTTCCAGTTACTTCTTTAACTAACTGGAACTACTGTTGTTAATTTTTGTTTATTGAACCTGTGTTGATTTGTTGTTAAGGGAGGAGAGAAGCTGTGTCTGGAAGTGGGAGAATTCCCCTGTGGGTCGTCGCTACGCTCGCAGGTTTAGGTATAATTACAGTCCTGGGCATTTTCTTTTATGGTGCCTACGCCGGACTTGGTTCTTCGATTTAACATTAGTTAGTTTGAACCGAACACTATAAGTTAGGATTTTCTAGCATTTGTTGAGAAATCAACATTAAAAAAACCGCCTGTCTCATAGAGATGGGCGGTATTAATTTTGGTCAATAGTCTAGAAGCGTATCCGACAGAATTGATAACTCTCGCTTGTCCGAAAACTTGACTAATGAACGCCACTTGCTTCTCCCTTTGGGAGAAGGGGAGCCACTGTGCCGTGGTGACAAGAGTTGTAACAACTGGCGTGAGACGCTCTTGCTAGCTGGCTTTTGAGCAGGGGTACAACTCTGGAAACCAGAGCAACGCAGTGGCTCCTAATGACTACATCAGTTAAATATCGCTGATATCGTCGCTTTCAATGTATAAAAATAGAAACGCGAAGACCACACCTGGTAAAACCCAACCAATTATGGGAATGAAGATAGAGGGCAAGTACGAAGTACTAGCCAAGATAGAAGGCAAAAAATAAGCTGCCATAGTAAAGGTTCCTATCAAATCACACTACAATTCAAAATGAGCTTACTGCAAATTCTGCCAGATTTTTGAAATTCTTTCATATTTTTAACACAGGCAATATTGGCAGATGGGGACTCTTAAGTGGAAAAACTCTTTCTTTATCCTCCTTGTCCCCCTGATTCTGCTGATTCCTAAGTTACTTGCTCCTGGCTATCACATACCCAGCAGTTCATCTAGCTGCAAGTTTGGCAAGTCTGGAGGAATCACAGTTCGCACTATTGTAACTTTGTGACTTTCCTGTTGGGTTGTCAGATCAAGTGCGATCGCTTCTAAGCGAATTTCCAAACAGCCAAAGGGAATGTTTAATAGGGTCATCACTTCCAACCCTCCCAATGCATTAGGTAGTAAATTTGTCAATAAATGGGGACCATCTAGTAACCAGCGAGTTTGATAATCTTCAACCCATAACTTGACAACCACTTGCGGAGGTACTTCCGGCAGTACTACGCGCACTATGATATATTTGCCGGCGATTAGTTCGCCTTCTGGTACATGCAGTTGGGGAATTGGCAAAGGCTCAATGGCTGCCGCAGTTATGGGTAGAGAAGGGGATAAACCTAACGGTGGTTGCCTCTGTTCTTCAAAGGAGTAATTCTTCTTGGCATCGGCTTCCAGTTCACTATATATGTCATCTACAACGATTTCTTGAGCCAACCAAGCTGACGCTATATTTATTTTTATCGGAGGAGGAGGGGGCGGTAGTTGTCTTACCAGAGCCATTGAGAGTGTTGGTTCTGATACTTTTTTTTCTACTAGCGTATTTTCCCCTGTCTCTAGATCAGTTTCCTTTGCAGTGTCTACATCTTCCTCAAAGTTCCCAAGATCAAAAACCGCCTCTTGGGCTTCTTCCTGTGTCTCTGTGTCAGCATCCAGGCTTAACGGCAAGTTGACATCAACATTGGGAGTTTCAGCACTAAGAGAAAGCTGGGTCTGCTGGGCTGGAACATAGTTATCGTAGTCTTCAAGTTCGAGTTCATTGATGGATTCAGGCAAAGAGTATCCTTGGCTCTGCATCCACTTCCTGAGCAGGGGAGATGAGTAAAGGTTACCTGTTTTAATCAATTGTGCATTTGGCTGGGCTTCTAGTGCAGCAACAGATTCTTCCTGAAATTGTTCATTTGGCTGGGCTTCTAATACAGCAATAGATTCTTCCTGAAATTGTTCATTTGGCTCGGCTTCTAGTACAGCAACAGATTCTTCCTGGAATTGTGCATCACCTACCACTAATTCAGGTGTATTTTCATCTTCAGCTATAATTGCCTCCAACTGCGGGAAGTCTTCAGCCGCTTGAACTTCCAATGCATCTGGGGGGACATTGTTTTTTACTTCCTCTGCATCACCCGGCAAAGCTTGTAGCCGTCTCAAGTATGGAAAAGTAGCCTCAAGTATTGGCATTCGACGTTGCTTAATGACCAATTGCTCCAAGTTGATGGTAGCTATAGGAGCATCCTTTTCTAAAAGCTCCTCCTGTGTAGGGGATTCTGCAACAACATCTGTGGCAGGGTTAACATCGGTTTGAACAGGTGGCAATTTCGGCAATTGAGGCGAACTAACTGAATTCTTTAAGTTAGATGTCCGCAGGGTGGCTTCTCGCAGAACTTGCAGGTTAATTTGCGGTGGTAGGGGTGTATTTGGGGATGGATTAAGGATCTGAGACTGGTCTGTTTTTGGAATCTTGACCAGATTGAATAGTTTCAAATCGATCCTCGCAGCGGTTTCCGGCTCCGTGAAAGCAGTAGACGAGTCAGATGGTGCTATGGGGTCATTTAAGGATGTACTAGGTTTTGCTGCGGCTGTGATTGCCAGTAATTGTGTTACATCTGCTGTAATAGTGAACGACTGGCTGGCTAACCGGATGACTTGAGCAACATCGGCGAATTTACCATACAAACTGATATCTGCCAAAATTAACTTAGATTCACAGTCAGCAGGAATATCAATTGAGGTATTGATGGTGAAGGGCAACTCCTGGTCTGGTAAGGGTTGCCGTACCTGGGTCAAGATTTTAGAGTTATTGGGCGATCGCAATTCAATTCTTAGTTCAAGCGCCCGCAGGCTCTTTGGGGATAATGTTTCAGCCTGATCTAGATTTGTCTTTTCTTTGAGTTCTATCTGTCCATTGATTGTAAGAGCTTGTCCCCAACGAGCAATGTAAGTATCCTCACCTAAAGTTAGCAGTAATGGTGGCGGTGGTTGTGTTGCTGGAGAATCTGTAACCTTTTCATCTTTGGGCAGGAGTTCAGAGGTGGGTAAAGCTAAATCTATTAAATTTTGTAAAATCTGCTCTACCGTTTCACCTTTGAGCCACACAGGACTCACAGGCTCATCGCTAACTATATCTTCTTCCCTTTCATCTAGCAGAACAGTGGTAGTAAGGTTACTGTCTGTAGTAATTGCTACTTCTGTGGAGACAGCGATCGCTTTATCTAGCGTAATTGCCGATTCTGGTGGGACAGTAGATTCCAAGTTTCTTTCATTTGGCAGAACAATGGTAGCAGGGTTGCTGTCTGTAGCAATTGCCAGTTCTGTGGAAATAGCGATCGCTTTATCTAACGTAACTGCGGGTTCTACTGGGGCAGTGCATTCCAAGTTTTCAGAAACAGGATCTGGGTGATCAGGTGAATTTGATTCTACATTCTCCCCCTGCTTCCCCTCTCCTTCCTGGGACAAGACTTGAAGTTGGACACTGTATTGCCAAGATTTACCCAGCAGATCCGACATCAAATCGCCGCTACAGCGCAACTCCCAAACTCCCGGAGCGAAGTAGGTAAAGGGAATTAGTGCCATTAAGCCTTCTGAATTAGTGCGACGCGATCGCTTGAAAATTCGCTGCTTTGGTTGAACTTCATGGGTTGAAGAGTGAGTTACCCGCACTTCCACGTCTGTATTCGGAAGGTTAGAACGAGCTAAAACTCTATAATGCCCTTCCAAAATCTGCAAATTTGGCGATTCTAGGATATGCCACGAGCGAGCGCCTTGTTTCTGTATCAGAAATTGCCAGTGTTCCATTGTAAGTGATGTTCAGACCGACGAGTCGCTTAGTAATATTGTGTATTAGCTTGCTTGCAAGTTTACCTCAGTAATTTGTAAATGCATCACTTAAATGGCTATCAAGTTAACTCAATTTTACTTACTTGAGTTCTCGCACTTTAACTAGTCGCATCAAGGGAATTTCACTGGTTCGTCGTGTTGCTTGTGCATAAAGCTTTTGTTGTTTCCTGAATATTAACTTTGACGCTCTCCAGTGCTAAATAAACAGGAATGCAATGAATACCGTTGGTTGTCTCTGCTCAACCTTGTACGAATATTTTTGTATTATTTTTTACTAAAATGTCCAATTTGCAATAGACACAACATACAATAAATTAAGATTCACTTGATAATTTTTATTGAATTGTGATTGCCCACATTTTTGCTATATAAGAGCTAGGATGTGCCTCTTAAGTGTCCTCTGCGATCGCCCACCCGGGTGCAAAGCGCCATCGCAAATCACAACAAACCACCTTGTAAAACGCGCCCAACCTACCTGAAGCGGTTCAAACCGCTACAAAGTGTGTCCTCCCCTGAGTGAAATGTGGGTGACAATGAGGATTTACAGGAGGGATTCGATGCTAGTCATTTTAATGGACGAGCAAATCCTTGCCCCTGAGCAAGTTTGCCAGTCTTGTTTACTTGCTGACGGGAGGGGTCAACCCCGTTGGCGTGGGGGTAAACTGCGCTGTGGTCAAGCCATTCGCAAACTTACTCAACAGCAGCCAGATCAGTATGAATGTATGATGGGCTTTCGCATCGCCCATATAGAATAGTTGAATTTGCCAGCAAGACCAAGTAACTGCGTTATCCTAAGCTCAAGTAACTATAGAAATTTCACCACAGGAGAACGCATAATGTCTTGGCGCGGGTCTACAACGGTTTCAGATCGGATTTTTGCTTCCTTGCCTTATTTGCTGCCCCTAATTGATGGTTTAGTTTTTGGCAGCTTTTTGTTGAATCAGTTTCCAGCACTAAAAGTCCTGCTTTTACCACTGCAACCAGTGTTAATAATTTACGGTAGTTTAGGACAATTTGGACAAATAATTGTGTTTTTTGCGTTGTTCCTATTGGTGGTAAGAAACGAAAAAATCAATCACTTCATTCGTTTCAACACAATGCAGGCAATTCTTCTGGACATAGTTATATTTTTGTGTTCCATACTGGTGGGAGCTTTAGGAAAGGTTCCTGGTACTGGCTTTGCAATAGAAACAGTAGCCAACACCATCTTTTTAGGGATAGTGGCAGCAGTTGGATATTCAGTCATCCAGTCGTTGAGCGGACGTTATGCGGAAATTCCGGCGATTTCCGATGCAGTGTATATGCAAGTACGTTAGAAGTTAACGGACTGCTACGGTGTTTTCCAGGCGACCAATACCTTCAATTTCTACGCGGACGCGATCGCCTGGATGCAATGGACTTACACCCTCTGGCGTACCTGTAAGCACCAAATCACCGGGTAGTAGCGTCATAACCTGACTGATATAGGAAACTAGAACATCCGGGGAAAAGACCATCTGATTGATACAGGCAGATTGGACTGGATTGGCGTCGTCATTCACAAAAGTCTGCAATCTCGCTCCTGGATTTAATTCCCGCACAATCCAAGGACCCAAGGGACAGAAAGTATCAAAACCTTTGGCTCGTGTCCATTGACCATCCTGTTTTTGTAAATCTCGCGCTGTTACGTCATTGGCGATGGTGTAGCCCCAAATTTTGGTTTGGGCTACCTCTGGTGTACATTCATAGGCGTAATCGCCAATCACTAATGCTAATTCTCCTTCGTAGTCAACTCTTTGTGACTGAGGAGGATACTTAATTTCCCTCTCAGATGGGATGATAGACGTAGGTGGCTTGAGAAAGATTAGTGGCTCAGAAGGTACTGGAGTTCCCATTTCCGCTGCATGATCTGCATAATTCTTACCCACCGCCACAATTTTTGAGGGAGCACAGGGAGCCAGAATTTGGTAATTTTCTGGTGTCAAAGTTAAATCAGTGGGTTGTCCTTCTAACCAGGGCGGAGCATCTAGCACCTGCACATTCAGGGATAGTTGTAGTATCCCATAGTAAATTTGTCCTTCTTGATTTTGAATTCGCACATAGCGCTGCGCCATAACCTTGATGAATATCCTTTTATCTGCTTTTTTGTTGGTGTAAGCGGGTGGCAATCCTCAGTTAGCTTTTTAGTGAACCCATTCAGCCTTGAACCTGAAAGCGATCGCTATAGATGCCTTTAGGGAAATATACCTGTTGGCGAAGCTGATAGCTTGATCAATTTGCTGGCGATCGCCAAAAACTGGATTCTTACTTGCTAAAGAAATATCGGGGTCGTCTCCCAACCTAGTTTTCATTAAGGACATCCAAAAAATCCAAACCTTGGCGATTTGGCTAATGAAACAAAATTGAAAACTGGTAAGATTATAGTTCCTTGTTGCTTCAGATGTTGATTAATACTGGTATTAAAAATAAATATTAAGTATAAATAAATATCGGCAGCCGTTTTTGTCCATGAGGAGACTCAAAAATATGACTACAACTTACGAAACAATGTACATCCTTCGTCCTGACCTGGGAGACGAACTGATAGAGCAAGCAATTACTAAATATCAGAATTTGCTTCGCGACCAAGGTGCGGAGGATATCCAAATTCAAAATCGTGGTAAGCGTCGCCTCGCTTATGAAATCAAAAAACACCGTGATGGCATCTACATCCAGTTAAACTACACTGCACCTGCAACTGCGATCGCCCCCTTTGAACGCGCCATGCGTTTGAGTGAAGAAGTGATTCGCTATTTGACAATTAAGCAGGAAGCCGAACAAGAAAAACCCGCTAAAGAGGAAAAACCCGCTAAAGAGGAAAAACCCGCTAAAGTCGCTGCAACAGTCTAAGAGGATGTTTGTAAAGTCTAATTTACTCCTTGAACATCGTCTAAGGGATATGGAATAGGGAATAGGGAATAGGGGATAGTTTTCCCAATCTCTAATCCCCAGTACCCAATCCCATTCAGTCAACTGCCCCACCGACGAGCGGATGGGGCTTGCAACTAGACCGCAAGGATCTATAAAATTTTGTCTTTTTCTTTTTTCGTGACTTGTCTGGGAATGCTAAATTAACAAATACTTGCCAAAGGTAGTACTCCCGCAGTTATACCTAAGAGTGGACAAGATTCTGAATGGGAGATGTAAGCTACTGTGAGCCAATCTGATACACCCAATATTCAAGTTCTCTCTACGGAAGTATCGCAGCTACGCCAAGAGTTGCAACTTCGCGATCAACTAGTGCAACAACTATCTCAAGAACTCTTCCGGCTAGTAAAGGGTAACACTAGTTTTATGCCCCAGCAGCCGGAGGTTGAGCGCGATCTGGCCCAGTTACAGGGTTTGCAAGAACAACTCCAAGCTGTGGAGCAGCAGGTGGCGTTCTACCAAGAGCAAATTACAACTCGTGACTCCGAAATTTACCAATTGCGACAGTCAGTTCAAGAACTCACTGATCGCACTCGGATGTTGGAGCAAGTAGTACAAGAGTTGCCTCAAATTTACCGTCGCAAGTTTGAGGAACGGATGACGCCAGTCAGAGAAAAAGTAGCAATGCTTCAACGGGAAAACCGCCAACTACAAGCAGAACTGCAAAGTGTGAGTTACCGTTTAGCACTCAAAACTCGCAATGCTAGTCACAGCGGCATTGATTTGCCAAATTTTCCCCGCCCAGCATCCGAACAAACTAACATTTCTACTCCCCAGAATGCCTAAAGTTACGATTATGGTGGAATCGAAGAGGTAAGAAATTGGCGCGGCAAAGAATCTTGGAGACATCCAAGTAGTACATCAAGGCAAAAATAACTATAGAGTTAGAAATAACGCAAAGGCCGATTTTCTAACCTTTCTTACCTCCTGCTTCCTTGCACTAGTTGCGTCGGACAAGTCTAATTAGCTCAAAGTAATTTGCAGAGGCTGGGGAGGATCACAAGGAATTGCATTTGCTTTGACCGATTTTGGTCAATCAATTTTGGATTTTAAATTTTAGATTTTAGATTGACCCCAGCAATCAAGTCACTTGAAAAGTCAATTAATTTGAGATTTTGGATAATAGAATTATTCTCGCCTTCTAATTCGCTTGCTCTCAGACCTTTTTAAATTTTGGATTTTGAATCTTCAATCCCTTCGGGTTCAGCAGTCACTCATGGGGGAAACCCCCAAGACCGCGCTGCTTCACCAAAATCCAAAATTTAAAATCTAAAATTCGCTGAGGATATTTGGGTAAATGTGAAAAAATGCAAATATTGATTGACTCTACCATCCTTCTAAAGGTAGATTTATTAGTTAGCGTGCTAGCACCAGATTATTATTTTCGGCAGTAAAAATGTCTTCGTAAGTGTGAAAAATTTCAAACACTGAATCTAGGTGGGTAAGTTCAAAAATTAGCCGTACAGGAGCTTGCACATTGCATAAAACCAAGCGGCAACCACTCTGACGTGCAGCTTTCAACCCTTTTACTAAAGGGACTAACCCAGAACTGTCCATGAAATTAACTTCTACTAGGTCGATAACCCAGAGTTGATCAGCTTGAGGTACTACTCCAGCCATCTGTTGACTTAAAGCCTTACCGCCTTCCAAATCTATGCTTCCTTGGGGTTTAAACAAAATCACTTGAAGTTCTTGTGTAAGAGTCATGAATTTAATAGGGTAGTTGGAACACTCGACAAAAAATTGAAAAAAGACATCAATACCTTTTCTCTTTCAACCGCAAAATTACTGTTTTACCCAGATATTTGGGCAATTGCAGTCGTGCAGTTGAGAGAGATTACTTCAGTATTCATGCCGTATAATTTGTGATAACTTTCATCAATATAGGCATAACCGCCTAACAATTTCGGTATCAACCGTATCTTTTACAATATTTTTATAATTTAACTAGATATTTATAAATTTTTTATGAATTTTTTAATTTTTAAAAAAAAAATATGAAATTGTGATACTTAGTTATAAAAATTGCATAGTTAATAGTCAAAAGTTAATCGTTATCATAGACTATAAGCTATGGTTAATTCAGAATTAAATTAATGACTCAATGAATGACTCTATATAGCGGTTTGATTGACACCCCACCCAAAAACAAGCAAAGATATAATAAAAGTAAAAATTTGTAAAGCCGGCGGTGCAGGATGTCTTTAGAGTTGATTTCACTAGAAAACATCCAGAAAGTCGCCCACATATACGGGTATTGGGCAATTTTTTTGGGAATTTTGCTAGAAAATTTAGGCATTCCTCTTCCTGGTGAAACCGTGACCTTAGTGGGCGGATTTCTAGCTGGCAGTGATGAACTAAATTTCTGGCTAGTTCTCGGTGACGCAATTATGGGTGCTGTCATTGGTGGCACTTGTGGTTATTGGATTGGTAGAGTTAGCGGTTGGCCTTTTCTGGTAAAAGTTGGTAGCATACTTCGGATTTCGGAAGTGCGGCTGCTGACTATTAAAGATCAATTTAGTCAAAATGCTGCTAAAGCAGTATTTTTTGGACGTTTTTTGGCGCTGTTGCGAGTTTTTGCTGCACCACTAGCTGGTATAGCCGAAATGCCCTTTGGAAAATTCTTTTTATACAACTTGTTAGGAGCAGTTGCTTGGGCTAGTTTGATGGTGACATTAGCTTTTTTTGCTGGCAAAATTGTCTCTTTAGAACAATTGGTTGCTTGGGTGGGTCAATTTGCGATCGCAGCGTTACTGATCCTCGCTGCCTTAATTGTTGTGCCCCTGTGGTTAGAGTCTCGCCAAGTTAAGGAAGTGAGGAGTGAGGAGTGAGGAGTGAGAAATAAAGTGAAAAGTTATTTCTTTTAACTTTCACTTCTTGTATTTTGCATTTTTAACTCCTAACTCCTAACCCCTAACCCCTAACTTGCTGCGACCAAATGCGAGTTGGTAGTCCCCAAACGTAGATAAAGCCTTCAGCAGCTTTGTGGTCAAATTGGTCTTCGGCTCCGTAGGTTGCCAAATCAGGAGTATAGAGGGAATTATCGCTCGAACGCCCAACTATCGTAGAGTTGCCCTTAAACAACTTCACTCGCACAGTTCCAGAGACTCGTTCTTGTGTCTTTTGAATAAAG from Nostoc sp. UHCC 0926 includes these protein-coding regions:
- a CDS encoding photosynthesis system II assembly factor Ycf48 — translated: MHSIVKGWQRIAALLIVVLMCIGCSKIPSVSYNPWKIISVPTDSNLLDIAFTNNPEHGYLVGSNATLLETNDSGNTWKPIILQLDEQKYRFDSVSFAGKEGWIAGEPGLLLHTTDEGGSWSRIPLSEKLPGSPIAIKALADKTAEMATDVGAIYKTTDGGKNWKAQVESAVGVVRNLERSADGKYIAVSAKGSFYSTWEPGQDAWVPHNRNSSRRLENMGFTDNGQLWLLARGGQIQFSDPTKPEEWEKAQNPDVSTSWGLLDLAYRTPNEIWIGGGSGNLLRSGDGGKTWEKDRAVEEVAANLYKIVFLEPQRGFIIGDRGVLLKYLPNPETTSPAEAA
- the psbE gene encoding cytochrome b559 subunit alpha, yielding MSGTTGERPFSDIITSVRYWVIHSITIPALFIAGWLFVQTGLAYDAFGTPRPNEYFTPTRQEVPIVKNRFEAKKQVEQFIGK
- the psbF gene encoding cytochrome b559 subunit beta, with product MTSSNNINQPVTYPIFTVRWLAVHTLGVPTVFFLGAIAAMQFIHR
- a CDS encoding photosystem II reaction center protein L, translated to MAERSPNPNNQPVELNRTSLYLGLLLVFVLGILFSSYFFN
- a CDS encoding photosystem II reaction center protein J, which gives rise to MSGSGRIPLWVVATLAGLGIITVLGIFFYGAYAGLGSSI
- the psaI gene encoding photosystem I reaction center subunit VIII translates to MAAYFLPSILASTSYLPSIFIPIIGWVLPGVVFAFLFLYIESDDISDI
- a CDS encoding Tic20 family protein: MSWRGSTTVSDRIFASLPYLLPLIDGLVFGSFLLNQFPALKVLLLPLQPVLIIYGSLGQFGQIIVFFALFLLVVRNEKINHFIRFNTMQAILLDIVIFLCSILVGALGKVPGTGFAIETVANTIFLGIVAAVGYSVIQSLSGRYAEIPAISDAVYMQVR
- a CDS encoding fumarylacetoacetate hydrolase family protein, whose product is MAQRYVRIQNQEGQIYYGILQLSLNVQVLDAPPWLEGQPTDLTLTPENYQILAPCAPSKIVAVGKNYADHAAEMGTPVPSEPLIFLKPPTSIIPSEREIKYPPQSQRVDYEGELALVIGDYAYECTPEVAQTKIWGYTIANDVTARDLQKQDGQWTRAKGFDTFCPLGPWIVRELNPGARLQTFVNDDANPVQSACINQMVFSPDVLVSYISQVMTLLPGDLVLTGTPEGVSPLHPGDRVRVEIEGIGRLENTVAVR
- the rpsF gene encoding 30S ribosomal protein S6; this translates as MTTTYETMYILRPDLGDELIEQAITKYQNLLRDQGAEDIQIQNRGKRRLAYEIKKHRDGIYIQLNYTAPATAIAPFERAMRLSEEVIRYLTIKQEAEQEKPAKEEKPAKEEKPAKVAATV
- a CDS encoding Npun_F5560 family protein, encoding MSQSDTPNIQVLSTEVSQLRQELQLRDQLVQQLSQELFRLVKGNTSFMPQQPEVERDLAQLQGLQEQLQAVEQQVAFYQEQITTRDSEIYQLRQSVQELTDRTRMLEQVVQELPQIYRRKFEERMTPVREKVAMLQRENRQLQAELQSVSYRLALKTRNASHSGIDLPNFPRPASEQTNISTPQNA
- a CDS encoding STAS domain-containing protein, whose translation is MTLTQELQVILFKPQGSIDLEGGKALSQQMAGVVPQADQLWVIDLVEVNFMDSSGLVPLVKGLKAARQSGCRLVLCNVQAPVRLIFELTHLDSVFEIFHTYEDIFTAENNNLVLAR
- a CDS encoding DedA family protein, with protein sequence MSLELISLENIQKVAHIYGYWAIFLGILLENLGIPLPGETVTLVGGFLAGSDELNFWLVLGDAIMGAVIGGTCGYWIGRVSGWPFLVKVGSILRISEVRLLTIKDQFSQNAAKAVFFGRFLALLRVFAAPLAGIAEMPFGKFFLYNLLGAVAWASLMVTLAFFAGKIVSLEQLVAWVGQFAIAALLILAALIVVPLWLESRQVKEVRSEE